The following proteins are encoded in a genomic region of Oryctolagus cuniculus chromosome 6, mOryCun1.1, whole genome shotgun sequence:
- the LOC100343946 gene encoding high mobility group protein B1 — MGKGDPKKPRGKMSSYAFFVQTCREEHKKKHPDASVNFSEFSKKCSERWKTMSAKEKGKFEDMAKADKARYEREMKTYIPPKGETKKKFKDPNAPKRPPSAFFLFCSEYRPKIKGEHPGLSIGDVAKKLGEMWNNTAADDKQPYEKKAAKLKEKYEKDIAAYRAKGKPDAAKKGVVKAEKSKKKKEEEEDEEDEEDEEEEEDEEDEDEEEDDDDE, encoded by the coding sequence ATGGGCAAAGGAGATCCTAAGAAGCCGAGAGGCAAAATGTCATCATATGCATTCTTTGTGCAAACTTGCCGGGAGGAGCATAAGAAGAAGCACCCAGATGCTTCCGTCAACTTCTCAGAGTTTTCTAAGAAGTGCTCAGAGAGGTGGAAGACCATGTCTGctaaagagaagggaaaatttGAAGACATGGCAAAGGCGGACAAGGCTCGttatgaaagagaaatgaaaacctatATCCCTCCTAAAGGGGAGACAAAAAAGAAGTTCAAGGATCCCAATGCGCCCAAGAGGCCTCCTTCGGCctttttcttgttctgttctGAGTATCGCCCCAAAATCAAAGGAGAGCATCCTGGCCTGTCCATTGGTGATGTTGCAAAGAAACTGGGAGAGATGTGGAATAACACTGCTGCAGATGACAAGCAGCCCTACGAGAAGAAGGCTGCCAAGCTGAAGGAAAAGTACGAGAAGGATATTGCTGCATACCGAGCTAAAGGAAAACCTGATGCAGCGAAAAAGGGAGTCGTCAAGGCtgaaaagagcaagaaaaagaaggaagaggaggaggatgaagaagacgaagaggatgaggaggaagaggaagacgaggaagatgaagatgaagaagaagatgatgatgatgaataa